One genomic window of Candidatus Nitrospira nitrosa includes the following:
- a CDS encoding IS630 family transposase, which yields MKRDGRTLDHRTLETIRTMAVARVRDGERPSTVIASYGFHRCTIYRWLKTARRRGQGLKALAARPATGRPRTLTAGQERQMFRWINGKNPMQYGFDFGLWTRQIVRDLIAQRFGVRLSLASVGAVLARQGLTPQKPLQRAYQRDPAAIARWQRETYPAIVRRAKRDQAEIYFWDESGFRADAVQGRTWGAKGQTPVVSVPGQRQSISAASAITTKGAFWVETYTGGLTGEQLVTLLRRMLRGRRKPLHLILDGLPAHKTKAVTQYIADLAGKLTLHYLPGYAPDLNPDELVWSYAKRTGTARRPLRKGETLDAQVTRQLMEIGRRPALVRSFFHHPSVAYISDF from the coding sequence ATGAAACGCGATGGCCGCACGCTCGATCACCGGACCTTGGAGACGATTCGCACCATGGCCGTGGCGCGAGTGCGCGACGGCGAACGGCCGAGCACGGTCATCGCGAGCTACGGGTTTCATCGCTGCACCATTTACCGCTGGCTCAAGACGGCCCGGCGGCGTGGCCAGGGTCTGAAAGCGTTGGCGGCTCGGCCAGCAACGGGGCGTCCCCGGACATTGACGGCAGGACAGGAGCGGCAGATGTTTCGCTGGATCAACGGCAAGAATCCGATGCAGTACGGATTTGACTTTGGGTTGTGGACGCGCCAGATCGTGCGTGATTTGATCGCCCAGCGTTTCGGCGTGCGCCTGAGCCTGGCGTCGGTCGGAGCGGTGTTGGCACGCCAGGGGCTGACACCGCAGAAGCCGTTGCAGCGTGCCTACCAGCGCGATCCTGCCGCGATTGCGCGCTGGCAACGCGAAACGTATCCAGCGATCGTGCGCCGCGCCAAGCGGGACCAGGCCGAGATCTATTTCTGGGATGAGTCAGGCTTTCGGGCCGATGCCGTACAGGGCAGGACCTGGGGAGCCAAGGGTCAAACCCCGGTGGTATCGGTCCCCGGTCAGCGTCAGAGCATCAGCGCCGCCTCAGCAATCACGACCAAGGGGGCCTTCTGGGTTGAGACCTATACGGGCGGGCTGACGGGCGAGCAGCTCGTGACCTTGCTGCGCCGGATGCTGCGTGGCCGCCGCAAGCCCTTGCATCTGATCCTGGATGGGTTGCCAGCGCACAAGACCAAAGCCGTTACCCAGTATATCGCAGACCTCGCCGGCAAACTGACCCTGCATTATCTGCCCGGATATGCCCCGGACCTCAATCCCGATGAACTGGTCTGGAGTTATGCAAAGCGAACCGGGACGGCGCGGCGGCCGCTTCGGAAGGGGGAGACTCTCGATGCGCAGGTGACCCGGCAGTTGATGGAGATTGGTCGCCGCCCCGCTCTGGTGCGATCCTTCTTCCACCACCCGAGTGTGGCCTATATTTCTGACTTCTGA
- a CDS encoding cation:proton antiporter domain-containing protein — protein sequence MALIHTLTILICLAALFSYVNHRLLKLPITIGLMAVALGFSLILLALGKLGFGIEAEAQRFIGAIDFNEALMHGLLGFLLFAGALHVKLDELLDLKWVIGTLAVVGTILSSVVTGLLGYVLFDLVGLSLPLLYCLLFGALISPTDPIAVMGVLRQARLPKALEMKIVGESLFTQKSEI from the coding sequence ATGGCGTTGATCCATACGCTGACGATTCTGATCTGTCTGGCAGCCCTGTTCAGTTATGTGAATCACCGGCTGCTGAAGTTGCCGATTACGATCGGACTCATGGCTGTGGCACTGGGATTTTCGCTCATCTTGCTGGCACTGGGGAAATTAGGTTTTGGCATTGAGGCTGAAGCACAGCGTTTCATCGGTGCGATTGATTTCAACGAGGCACTGATGCATGGCTTGCTTGGTTTTCTGCTGTTTGCCGGTGCCTTGCATGTGAAACTCGATGAGCTGCTCGATCTCAAATGGGTCATCGGGACCTTAGCCGTCGTGGGGACGATCTTGTCCAGCGTAGTCACTGGCTTGCTCGGCTATGTGCTATTCGATTTGGTTGGTTTATCACTGCCGTTGCTCTATTGTCTGTTGTTCGGTGCCCTGATCTCGCCCACTGATCCCATTGCCGTCATGGGAGTGCTTCGACAGGCTCGCCTTCCCAAGGCGTTGGAAATGAAAATTGTCGGGGAGTCGCTCTTTACTCAGAAGTCAGAAATATAG